The genomic region CTTTCTGTTTCTGTATGAGATTTATTTGTCTATCAAATTTAAAGATGACTTCATCGATGttcttcatcattttttttctttcagAAAGGCTAATAAATTTATTACCTTTGGTGAGCTTATGTTGAATTGAAACGTGTTTATGGTGTTTGATGTATGATTGGATATTTAAAGGGAGTTGGTTTACTGGCCTTTTCGACCTCACTACCAAGTTTGCAACCTCCAGCATGCAAAGATAGCCACCAGTTTTGTATTCAAGCGAGTGGGAGAATGATGGCCTTTCTCTATGCCTCTCTTTATATCACTGCTTTTGGTGTAGGAGGGGTGAAATCCAACGTTTCAGGATTTGGGTCAGACCAGTTTGACAATGAGGATCCCAAGGAACAGAGAAAAATGATCTATTTCTTCAACAGATTCTATTTCTGCATCAGCATTGGCTCCTTGTGTGCAGTCACAGTGTTAGTGTACATACAGGACAATATAGGAAGAGGGTGGGGATATGGAATCCCTGCAGGGAGCATGATTTTGGCAGTGGCACTATTGCTTGGGGGctcatacatatatagatacagaAAACCTGGAGGAAGCCCTCTCACACAAATAGCCCAAGTCCTTGTTGCAGCATGGAGAAATAGGAGAATGAGTTTGCCTCCTGATCCAAGTCTCCTCAATCAGGATGGATATGCCAACACCATGGATCCTACCAAAAGAAGAAACCTTCACACCAACCAATTCCTGTGAGTGAATTCTTCCATCAATCAATTGAACTTTTGGATTATGTAGTCTTATTCGATTTCAGTTCTATATCATTACTATCTAGTAGTATATTCACTTGGTCTAGGCGAAGTTTTTTAATGAGGTCTTGACAGGATGCTTTTATACGCAAGAGTGACATGGTATATGAAAGAATATACATTTCTAGAAATGACTAAAATAGGCCAAATagcatttttttctaaaatagGCCCAATAGCATTTTTAAACATAGAGATAGACGAAATGGTGTTCAAAGCTTTCTCCTACTAGCCATAAGAGAAAAAGCTACAaaaaagttgcaaaaaacatgGGGAAACATGGAATGTGCCATGATAGCTAGTTAAAAGAAAGCAATCCCACTAACTATGGCTTTCTTTTACTTTTTCAGGTGCCTAGACAAGGCCGCCATATTGGATCCGGACATGGTCGAAAGTTCAAAAAGTGGCCCATGGAAGATGGCCACTGTAACTCGGGTGGAAGAAGTCAAGATGGTACTCAGATTGCTGCCTATTTGGTCTACTTGCATCATGTTCTGGACAGTCTACTCCCAGATGACAACATTCTCAGTAGAGCAAGCCGATACCATGGACAGAAGAATCGGATCCTTCAAGATTCCAGCAGCTTCCTTGCAAATATTTTTAGTAGGAAGCATTATGCTCTTCACGATTTTAAGTGAGAAGGTCATCGTTCCCTACTTGAGGCGCTTGACAGGAAAGGCGTATGGAATCAGCAGCCTTCAGAGGATATCTGTGGGTCTGGTTTTATCAATAGTTGCCATGTTGGCAGCTGCTTTAGGTAATTTTTTCTGATACAACTGATCAATGGTGGGTTATAAGCTTATAAGGTTTTCTCTAATTGTTGTGCGTGAATTTTTTTACATTCTTTTTAATTTCAGTGAAAAAACTTTGTAGGTTTCTTCTGTCTGTGCTAAGTTAGCTATAGGCCATTTATGGCCATCAATATTGATATATTTGTTTCCTTTTTAGTGGAGAAGAAACGCCTGGATACAGCAAAACAATATGGACTGACCCAAAAGCGAAATGCTACTCTTCCGATCAGTGTGTATTGGTTAGTCCCACAGTTTTTCCTGGTGGGTGCAGGGGAAGCCTTTGCCTATGTTGGTCAGCTTGAATTCTTCATCAAGGAATCTCCAGTCACTATGAAATCAATGAGCACGGGCCTTTTTCTGAGCACACTTTCTCTGGGCTTCTACTGGAGCAGCCTCTTGGTCACCATGGTCAATAAGGTCACCAAACATGGGAAGAACAGGGGTTGGCTTCCAAGCAACCTGAACATTGGAAGATTAGATTACTTCTATTGGCTTCTTGCAGTTTTGAGTGTCATCAACCTTGCAATATTCTTCTTGTTTGCCCGCTGGTATAAGTACAAAGAGGAATGGGGAAGCAATGGAGAGGATCGGAACTCATCCAATATGAAGGAATTGAACACAAGTCTGGAGAAAACAAAAACTGAAGAGCTTGAAGTTTATGTAGATGTCCTGAGTCATACAAAATTGTAAAAGTTTTCTGTATCATCGGAAATAAGTTCTGAAGAAAATGTAGCTGCAGAAAAGTTATTTCTGCAATATCTTCAAGGATAAGCAGCGATTTTTCACGCTACAGACTAGCCATCAGGGTCATAGGGTCTTAATGGGAGCATAAAGTAGGGACTTCTtaagttttccatgtaaaaataatgTTCAGTTTTTTACCTCTCTGGATGAGAATACTTATCTACACCATTAGACAACATCTTTAAGAGGTAAACGCTCATCATCTAGCAGTCGAAACAGAAACATAGAAGCACATATGAAGTATGCAAGGTCCGTGTAAGATCAAATAGAAGTTGAAGACGGAATAGCTCTGTTGTGCCAGGTGTTTTAATCACAaaaaatttcattgcaattcttagGCTATTGTCCTGGGGACTTGTTTTCAGATTAATAGGCCAACTGATTGTTCTCAATGTTTCCAACTGAGTAGAAGATGATCGAAGATGGACTGTGTTTTCagttaatttttctttcttttatgaaatttccTATCATCTCATTAGTCATATGGACACATCAATAAAATATGATTTATattaatctttttatttttgttttttagacACTTCCACAAAAAGTATGTCAATGTGACATCAAATTTAATGACTTGGATCTGAAACTTTAATTATAACCAACTGTGAAAaatatgaaattgatttgaaataatCACATAAGATTTTGAAAGAAGTGAAATTAAGAATGCTCAACTGCTGATTTCTTGAACACAATTTGATTTTATCTAAATATAAACGGAACTTCCAATATATAAGTACAAAGCATGAAACTTCCAATATATAAGTACAAAGCATGAGAATTTATTTTCATTTGGAaagggcaactggtttttttttccAAGAAATTAGGGCAATGTGTCCATAAAACTCTCATTTTGGATAGCTGAAACAGAACAAAAAAGAATAGGAAAGTGGGGTATGAGTGTGGAACACATCTTAACGAGAAAACCAAACTTTATGTGTGGAATATTGAGGACAAGGTGGAGGACAAAAGAATTTGGAAAAATGGAGCCACCATCTCACCCCACAAGACTAGCTTACTGTACCACCTATCCAAATAGATCCCAGCACGAAGTGCCccaaatgataataaatgcattcGTTGCCCTGTTTCAGGATGAAAGAAACCACCTAGATTgatttttatttctacttctgattaACAATTCAATTCTAAATGATTTAGGCCTTTCCTACAATCTTTTAATAATAACCAATTAAATTCTTTAATTTCAATGTACCCAAAATAAAGTGAGATAATTTTGAAGGTATTGATTGCCCTGTTTCCTGGGTAAAAGGTATAAAATTGATCTATACAGTTTAGCTGTACAagatttctttttaatttttataataaaatagtagttttaaaatttaaattgtgatgattttttttaattgatgTTTTATTTATGTAATCTTTTATAATTTATCATAATATGTATTGTACATATATAAATTGGATTTTTTGGAATCCGTAGGTGATGATAGTGCAAATATATATACTACTTAAAGTATAGTATTTAGAATATTATTATGTTtatattatatttcaaatgatgattaCATGCAAAATTCAAATAGAATTAACTAATAGTCAATGCCTCTAATCATCTCAAAAGTTTACAAAAAAATTGCTAAACTCCTCAAGGTCAAGTTCTTCCAAACCAATACTACTAACCAACCTTGTCTATGTCACACCATCATCAACTTAGGTTGGCTCTTGTGGCTCTACAACTCACCAAGTTGTCAAACTCCCCTTATATGTGAACATGTTGTGGTTAATGAGACACAAGGTGGTATACACAACTATATGTTCCTCTAAATAGAATGGATGAGGTTATAAGTAGACTAGTTTCTCTTAGAAGTAGAAGAATTAGAAACATGAAACAATAGGTACATGGTTAGTGTTGTCAAGTCAAAGAACTAGGCCCATGCATAGTCTATGTCAAGATTGGATTATCG from Cryptomeria japonica chromosome 3, Sugi_1.0, whole genome shotgun sequence harbors:
- the LOC131033639 gene encoding protein NRT1/ PTR FAMILY 6.4 isoform X1; the protein is MEEEQNLSKFASDGELDKKGNPADKSKTGGWSAASIILGAELSERMCVIGISSNLVTYLVGKLHLSNADAANVVTNFMGTLYLLCLFGGFIADSLLGRFKTIAIFGTIQALGVGLLAFSTSLPSLQPPACKDSHQFCIQASGRMMAFLYASLYITAFGVGGVKSNVSGFGSDQFDNEDPKEQRKMIYFFNRFYFCISIGSLCAVTVLVYIQDNIGRGWGYGIPAGSMILAVALLLGGSYIYRYRKPGGSPLTQIAQVLVAAWRNRRMSLPPDPSLLNQDGYANTMDPTKRRNLHTNQFLCLDKAAILDPDMVESSKSGPWKMATVTRVEEVKMVLRLLPIWSTCIMFWTVYSQMTTFSVEQADTMDRRIGSFKIPAASLQIFLVGSIMLFTILSEKVIVPYLRRLTGKAYGISSLQRISVGLVLSIVAMLAAALVEKKRLDTAKQYGLTQKRNATLPISVYWLVPQFFLVGAGEAFAYVGQLEFFIKESPVTMKSMSTGLFLSTLSLGFYWSSLLVTMVNKVTKHGKNRGWLPSNLNIGRLDYFYWLLAVLSVINLAIFFLFARWYKYKEEWGSNGEDRNSSNMKELNTSLEKTKTEELEVYVDVLSHTKL